From the genome of Pseudanabaena sp. FACHB-2040:
TCCGAAACGCTATTCTCTAAAGCTGTTGATGGGTACTGCTATTGATGAGCACGTGCTATCTACGGGTGTGCGAGCCCTGCCATTTAAAGCTTAAGATTTGTCTTGGTAGCGGCATCTCCTCGGAGTATGATTTTTCAGAGGAAAGCCCTGTATTACAGTGGCGATGAAAGTTAAGGGGCGCTTCCCTCAGTAGGGGCTTCTAGGGCTGACCCTACTTCTACTTAGTTGAGCCCTACTGTGCAAAGACGGCATAGCCTGTGTGGCATAGGACTGTATTGTGTGGCGGGTGACTCGACGTTGGCTGCAGGCATCGGGGGCAGAGTTTTGGCTGCCGCTGCCGCTAGTTGCGATCGCATTTTGGTTTAGCAGCAGCTTTTTAGCAGCTCAAGAATTAAACCGGCCTCAGCCCACAGAAAATAAGCTAAAAGCTGATACCCAGCTAGAAATCATAGTATCAGTCAATATTCTGCTGATTAATGCAGTAGTTAATCGCAGCCAGGGCATAACGCATGTCAAAGTTGAAACTGCAGAACCCGTCCTCAAGCGCCTAGAGCTAGAGCTGCCGCTAACAGACATTGACCAAATCGAGGCAACCCTAGCCGAAGAACTGGGCATCGATCGCAGAGAAGTGCGGCAGTGGGTGCGTTATCAAATTTTGGACTAATGCTGCGCCCGCTGCAGTAGACGGTTAGCTCTGAGCCCCCGACTAGGATTTAGAGCTGAGCAGAGGCTCTACCCACGCCCCTCAAGTCAGTACCTTTCGAAACCAAACTGCAGCCAACCAGGATTTAGAGCTGAGCAAAGGCTCTATCCACCGATCACAAATTGCAAATAGGCTATGTTTACACCTACCCCAAAAGAGGGTTAGAGGAACCGATCTGGGCTCTCAAAATGGGTACAACCACTTTTGCTGGAGTTCAGAAACATGCGTATTGGTAGTTCTCACGTATATCGGCCCTCTGAAATAGTTCCCCTCAGCGGGAAATATGACGTTCTCACCACCTCTGGCAGCCGCACCGGAGAAACGGTTTACTGCGTCAAAGATGGTAGGTTTCCTGTTGTAGATCCACCCGCTTACGGTTTTCTGCTAACTCAACAAGATCCCCCTCGGTAGCTGGCGTGAGCTAACGACCAGCTGACTAATGACAAGGCAGCCTCACCACTGGGGAAGTTTCAGTCGGGCTTTTCCGGCACCTGGGGCTGTCTAACTTTGCACCCTCTATAGGTCATTTCACTGGCTGCATCTGGTTTACTAGAGGGAGCTGAGGTCGGCCGCTGCCAGCGCTGCCCTCGGTATTTGCCCTCAATCAGCTCTGCTTCACTAGCAGCATTTTGATCGGAGCAAGATGGGCTGTAGCGAATCCCCCGATACATTAGGGCTTCGCCATCGGGCTCAGGGGCATCTCCTTTGGAAGTTTTTTCTACGCTGAGTTGTGCAGTCTGCTCGATTATGGATAGGGTGCCTATAGCCTGGCTTTGCTGCGACAGCCGCTGCAGACTATACAGTGCCAAGAGCAGCCCTGTGAGCAAAATAGGCCAAGGCGTTTCCAATAACCCGACCAGCATTAGGCAAAGGGCTGCAAAAGCACCGACCGCAATCGCTAATAGGGTTAAGAGCACCATATACGTCAGCCTTCATCTTAGGAAGCAGCAATCATGGTTTTACGGTAGCGAACCTCGGAGCTATTTTCACGGGGCCTGTATGACGGCGTCTTGACATAGGGGGAGGCGGAGACGCAGGAAGGCGTGCGGGAAATCTTCAGTGAGAAAGCTGAAATTCTAAGCTGATCGGGGTCAATGCTTTTATCCTTGACAGGAAAAGCCGCTGCCAGCGTGTATTACGAAACGGCAACGCATCCTGCCTCGTACTGTAAGGAACTTCATGCCATGACGGGGACGTTAACCCAAGTGACCCCTACTGCAGCAGAACTGGACCAAGTCCAGCAGGCAATCGCTGCTCATGTTCGGACGATCGACGCCCATCCAAATCGCCGCGAGGGGGCCTATCCGTACTGTTTGTTTCATCCTCCTGGGCAGCCCATTCGCGGCACCGTGATGATTTTTCATGGCTTTAGCGCCAAACCTCATCAGATGTCGCGCTTGGCCAGCTATTTGTTTGACAACGGCTTCAACATTTACCAGTGCAACCTTGCCGGTCATGCCCTGGTCAATCCGGCTAAGAACTGGCCGCAGATTGACCTGAAGCCAGAATATGCTGAGCCGCTAAAGCAAAAAGTACGGCAAGATCCTGTACTCAGCCGCTCTATCAACAATTTCAAGACAAGCGCCGGCAGCGCTGAAAAACTCAACCGAATTCAGCAGCTGGCTCTGACTGCTCGCCTACTGGCGGTAGAGCCCCGGCTGTTAGATATCAAGCAGGCAATTGAGCGGCCCAACGATCCGGCCTTTGATCGCTACTTCACCTCATCTCACATGAACTATTTGGTCGAAGCGCGCGATCGCATGGCCGAACTCGCAGCCATGCCCGGCCCCATCTACACCATTGGGCTATCCACAGGCGGATCGGTTGCTCTCGGGCTAGCGGCCTCCGCGCCAGATCGAGTAAAGCGAGTTGTTGCCTATGCGCCCCTGCTCGAAGTCTATGGCGAGGAACGGCGACAGTACGTAGAACTCACAGGCCCCCTAGACATCGCCGAAATGGGATGGGACCCGGCCCTACAGTTTCCGGTTGGTTGCCTTACGGCAGCCGATCGATTTGGCGGCAGCTACGTCTGTAGCCGAACCTCTATTCAAACGCTCAAATCGATTCCCACGTTTCTGGTGCTCACCGAGAATGAAGATGCTGCCGATATCAAAACTAATCAGCGCTTCTTTCAAGACATCGGCGGCACCAACAACCGGCACCGTTACCACCTATACCGAGCCCAGGATATGGTGCCTCACCCGATGGTTGACCCCACCGAAGTAAGCCAGGGCATGAGTAACCAGTTCTGGAAAAGTCTGTACCAAGAGACCTTCCGATTTTTGACCCAGGGAGAGGTTAGCGCTGCCAATATGGCGAGCCTATCGCTAGCGGCTGATTTGCCAGCAGTGCCTGACGTTATTTAAGAGGGGCGTAGGGAGGATGGAGATGGGGAAGGTGCGGAGGTAGGGAACTCAAGCGCGAAATCCCTGCGTCTCTCCGTCTTCGCGTCTTCCGCCTCCCCACAGCAAACCTGACGCCCCCAAGGAATATTTCAGCGGCTGTTCAGGAAATTCTCATAGGAGATCGCCAAAATAGGAATAAGACAATCAGTACGGCTCATCGGCACTGCCCAACCCATCGGCCACAGAAGCCAGACACCCTAACAACCTTTCTCCTTCTGCCCTCTGTCTTTCCCCTTTTCCCAAAACTGCCGCAGTTCTACTAGAGACATTCAACCAAATGTCAGCCCAATCTCCCAAACAACCCTCACGCCGTAAATTGCTCAAGCGATTGGGCTGGTTTACGGGTGCGATCGCACTGCCTCCGACTTTGCGGGCTTTTGCGGTGCCGTCTCAGCCACCCGCTAATCTGAACCCCGCAATTCCCTCGATGCTGCCGCCAGAGTTAGCGTTGCCAATGCCACTGGCAGCGGCAGGGCTAAATCCGCATCGGGTGGTGCTGGTCAAGGCTACCGATCGGGCTACGGGGATACGCCGCGCGATTGAGCTGCTGCAGCCGCCTAGCTTCAGCGGCAAGCGAGTATTCATCAAGCCCAACTACAATACGGGCGATCCGGCTCCGGCGGCGACGGCTCCGGTGGTTTTGGAAACGCTGGTGCAGGAAATTCAGGGAGCAGGTGCAAGCCAGATTAGCGTGGGCGATCGCTCAGGTATGGCCGAAACTCGCAGCGCTATGCAGCGAATGCAGGTCTTTTCTCTCGCCGAGCGCTATGGCTTTAACAGCATTGTGTTTGATGAGTTGGGGCGCGAGGACTGGCAGTATTTCCCGGCGGAGGGCACTAACTGGTCGCGAGGATTTGCGATCGCACGTCCCGTCCTAGCTGCCGATGCCATTGTCAACGCCTGCTGTCTCAAGACTCACCGCTTTGGCGGCCACTTTACCCTGTCGCTCAAAAACACGATTGGCATGGTGGCTCGGCGCGTACCAGGAGATGGCCACGACTATATGAGAGAGCTACACCGCTCTGCCAACCAGCGGCTGATGATTGCCGAGGTCAACAAGGTCTATCGCCCTGCTCTGATTGTGATTGATGGCGTCGATGCTTTTGTAGGCGGCGGCCCTGAGCAGGGGCAGCGGGTGAGTCCGGGCGTGATTTTAGCCAGCACCGATCGCATTGCCATTGATGCGGTTGGCATCGCTATTTTGAGAATGTTGGGCACCACCCGCGAGGTTTCGAGCGGCTCTATTTGGAGTCAGGCCCAGATTCGTCGGGCGGCTGATTTGGGCTTGGGGGCCGCCAGCGCTGATCGAATTGAGCTAGTCACCGCCGACAGCGCCAGCGCTCAAATGGCTGATCAAGTACGCCCCTTTTTGAGCTGAGCTGGGTTTGCTCTTTTGCGATCGCACGGCAGTAGTTTCATGGAACGACAGGCAGCATAATCAGATCAAGCTAACCCTAAGCTTGGCTGTAGCTTGGAATTGTAGACAGATTCCTTCGCCTTCCCCATCGCTGACCATGACGCAAAAGAACGATATTCCAGCTTTAGTTTTCTCGCTTCTGACTACGCTCGCCCTCCTGGGAGGTGGAATTTGGTGGTTCATCCAGCGGTCTGATCTCGATTTAGGCAGTTTACGGGGAGGCAATCCAGCCTCAACTCCTGCTGGAGCAGGGACGACTTCTCCTACAGCTTCTCCCACAACGCTTGCAGAGAGCTTTTCCCAAGTCGCCAATGTACCTTCCGGTCTGTTTAACTATGGAGGCAGCACGACTTGGGCACCTGTTAGGGGAGAAGTTGATCCTGCTTTGCAGACAGTTTGGCCGCGATTTCAACTGCGCTACACCGAACCGCTCAACAGCGCCCCTGGTTCTGGCAGCGGCATTGCCATGTTGATTAATAATCAGCTTTCTTTTGCTCAATCTTCAAGGCCTTTGGAAACGGAAGAATATCAAGCAGCCCAAAGCCGAGGATTTACGTTAACGGAAATTCCAATTGCAATTGAAGGGATTGCGATCGCAGTCAATCCTGACCTGGCTGTGCAGGGGCTCACGATTGCCCAACTTAAAGAGATCTATACAGGCCGCATTACCAACTGGAATCAGGTTGGCGGCCCTAATCTTCCCCTGGTGCCCTATTCTCGCTCAGCTGAAGGCGGTACAGTTCAGTTCTTTCAGGAAAGTGTTTTAGGAGGAGACTCGTTTGGCTCGAATGTTCGCACTATTAACACCACTACCGAGGCATTACGGGCAGTCGCGGCCAACCCTGGCGGAATTTACTATGCTTCCGCACCTGAAGTGGTTGGGCAATGCACCACAAAACCCTTACCTATTGGTCGCCAGGGAAATGAAATCGTGCCACCCTATCAAGAGCCTTTAGTGTCTGCTTCCGATTGCCCAAACCGGCGCAATCAGCTCAACAGAGAGGCCATCCAGACGGGCAGCTATCCCCTCACTCGGCGGCTATTTGTCATTGTGAGAAATGATGGCTCAGTAGATCAGCAAGCTGGGGAAGCCTACGCTAATCTACTGCTAGCCGATCAGGGCCAAGATTTGATGGTTAAAGCCGGATTTGTCCGAATTCGGTGAATATTATCACAGTGACGGAGTGCAGTTCACGCTTGGCTGCCGCTTCAGCATTCTAAGTATTCAGAGCTCGCATCCCTGCCAGCGCCCCCATCACTAAGCCCAGCGCCACTAGGGGAGCCGATTCGGGAGTAGAGACAGGTTCTTCAGAAACTTTCTCGTACACGTACCCCGGGGTTGAAAACCCTGTAAAGCCGCCTGGGACAGTATCTTGAGGCGCTAGTGTAACGAGCTGGGGTCTTCTTCCTCCAAAGGGGCCTCCAGAAGGCTCCAATGTTGAAAACTCTGAACCACTTAAGGTTGTACCCGAGAGATAAGCGCCATCAAACTCCAGCCCAGTGAGGTCGATTAGCGTGGTCTGAGTAGAGCTAAAAGTGCCGGAAAGAACGCGACCAATAGTCCCCTCAACCTCAAATGTGCCCGATATCTCGTAGAAATCGAACTGAGGTTCGGTGAAACTATATTGGACTGCCGCAGATATGCCTGCATTGACAATAGCGAAAGCAGTCGTAGTGCCAATGCCAAGGGCAACTGCTAACTCGAACCCGCTCCAGGTCGCTTTGCTCATAACTGCCTCAGCTAGTAGTCAACAGGCATCTTCCTCAATAAGTATCGCCTATGCAGACTGTCCACACTACAAAGTCAAAAAAAGTCATAAAAGAGAATCTGAGACTGGTTAAAGCTTGGCCCGCAGGCCATCTCACTTCTCCCTAGTCTTCCACAATCACGCCCAGGTAAAGCCGGACAAATTCCTTTGCTGCCAGAGGGTTCAGAGTTTTAAGCGCTTGGGTAATTTCTACAATTGCTTCAGAAGAGGGTTCTCGCTGGTTATGAACCCACTTGAAAACAGCCGAGCGATCAATCTCCAGTGCAACCGCCAGTTTATTTTGGCTGATGCTGTAGGTATTTAGAACCTGCTTCAATGCTTGGCTTGCCCTTCCCATGCCTTTGATCGTGACAAAGGATGGTAGATGGGTAAATGTTGTCTGATTAGACAACATCGGCTATAGTCTTTTTGTGGTCGGTTTAGACAACATTAAGGCTTTCAAAATGGAAGAATTTATTCCCAACACCGAAACCTATACAGTCCCGCCCAGTGAGTCTGCACCCGTTGAACCGATTCGTGAACCTGTTCGCATCATGGTTACAGGCTCTGCAATCGGCATTGAACTGATCATCAAAGTGCTGCATCGACTGGGGTTTGCAGAACCAAGAGCCTGGAGCAAGCCGCAACTTGACCCCAACAGCGGCAAGCTCGTGAGCATAATGACCAAATGGATTCGATATTGAGTTGGGTGCGAATAAGGCGGCAGGTGCGATCGCACCCCATCTCTGTGTTTAACGCGAAAGAACTTCGTAAGCTACAAGCGTTAGTGGCTGAAAACCAGGAGAAATTGTTGGAGGCTTGGTATGGGTACTTTGGCGATTCGGATTGATGAGCGGATTAAGGATGTTTGCTTTACTGAGGATACAATTAGCGTGGATTTGATGGATGGGCGGAGTATTACGGTTCCGCTAGTGTGGTACCCCGCCTATTAAATGCAACACCGGAACAGCGATCGCAGTGGAAAATTGCTGGTGGTGGCTATGGTATTCATTGGGAAGAAATTGATGAAGACCTCAGCACAGAAGGAATGTTGAGAGGCTCACCTGCGCCAAGGGCAGTATTACCAAGTTGAAATTGAGATGCGATCGCACTTCAAGATGACTGCGATCGCACTAGTTCTACTCTTCAACTCGACCCAAATAATCAAAGTTGGTGACGATTATAGAAATTATCTATAGGTTTTCTCAGGCGAGGATTTTGCTTAGCCCATTGTTAGAGGCTCTATTTATGAGAGTTTTGGTTAAAAATAGTAAGCTCAATGAGAAGCATTAACCTAGCTAAATGTCTCTTTATACTCTGCAATATTCATTGATAGTTGTTGATTGTTGCGTTTGCTTCTTAACTCAAAAAAGAAGATTATTCGACAATTAGCAGAAAAAATGTAAGCATCATTTAAGTATCACACCCAGATGATGGACGAATCTAAAGGAGTTGACTGAAACATTTCACATAGCCACAAGACTTCTTCCTAAATTGTAAGAACTCCGCATTACTTCTTGATGAAGAAATAGTCTACTCGGATACTGAATTTTCTCGAAAAAGCGCCTAAATAAGATGCTTATCAGGTCCTGTCGCCAGAGTTCAGCTGCAGGCACATTCGGGCTTTCTTGTTGACTTTTTCCGAAGAGAGCTTGTGACTCAGAAACGTGATCCTTCAATAACTCCTTCTTTGAGGAATGAGACGCAGCATATGTCCAGCTACTCTTTGAAGCAACCTTCTGTATCTACAGCTGATGCAGAGAATCAGACCCCTGCATCTACAGCGAAATCAGTTCAGCAAAAAGCAGTCGAGGTTCGTCGAGGGCCTTTCCCTGCCAGCCCTACGGTAGAGAACTTAAAGCAGGCTTTTTCCCAGAACCTATACTGCATTCAAGGCAAAGACGAGCAGTTTGCAACAGCCCACGACTACTACATGGCCTTGGCCCATAGCGTGCGCGATCGCCTTTTGCAGCGGCGGATTCAGACTGCCAAAACCTACGCTCAGCAAAACGCTAAAGCCGTTTACTACCTGTCCGCCGAATTTCTCATGGGGCGGCAGCTAGTCAATGGCCTGATCAACTTGGGCCTGTACGACGGCGTGCAGCAGGCAATGGGCGAGTACAACCTAGACCTAAACGACCTGCTAGAGCGGGAAGAAGAACCGGGTCTAGGCAATGGCGGGCTGGGTCGCTTAGCTGCCTGCTTCATGGACTCCCTCACCACCCTTAACATTCCTGCCATAGGCTACGGGATTCGCTACGAGTTTGGCATTTTCACCCAGGCCATCTCCGACGGCTACCAGGTCGAGATCCCCGACAAGTGGCTGAGCTACGGCAACCCCTGGGAAATTGCCCGCCCCGACTACCGAGTCGAGATCAAGCTGGGCGGGCGCACCGAAGCTTATCAGGATGCCGACGGCAACTACCGCGTGCGCTGGCAGCCTTGGCAGACGGTATTGGGCATTCCCCACGATGTGCCCGTTCCCGGCTACGGCACCGACAACGTCAACATTCTGCGGCTGTGGAAAGCAGAAGCTAGTGAAGCCTTTAACCTAGATGCATTTAACGCGGGCGACTACTTTGGGGCAGTGGCCAATAAGATGGTCTCTGAAAACATCTCTAAAGTGCTCTACCCCAATGACGACACGCCCCAGGGCAAAGAGCTGCGCCTGCAGCAGCAGTATTTCTTTGTTGCCTGCTCTCTGCACGACATTGTGCGACTGCACATTCGAGATCACGGCAGCCTAGAAACCCTGCACGAGTTTGCCGCCATTCAGCTAAACGACACCCATCCAGCCATCGGCATCGCAGAACTCATGCGAATTCTGGTCGATGAACACCAGTTTGGTTGGGATCGGGCTTGGTCTATCACGCAGCAGGTCTTTGGCTATACCAATCACACGCTGTTGCCTGAGGCCCTAGAGCGCTGGTCAGTGGCTCTGTTTGCCAAGCTGCTGCCGCGTCACTTAGAAATCATTTACGAAATCAACCACCACTTTTTAGAGCAGGTGCAGCAGCGCTACCCTCACGATGAGGGGCGGCTAGAGCGGCTTTCTTTAATTCAGGAAGGGCCGGTTAGACAGGTGCGGATGGCAAATCTTGCCTGTGTGGGCAGCCACGCGATTAATGGAGTGGCGGCGCTACACACCGAGCTGCTCAAGCAGGATGTGCTGCGCGACTTTTATGAGCTTTACCCAGAGCGCTTTAGCAATAAGACCAACGGCATTACGCCTCGCCGCTGGCTGCTGGTCAGCAATCCTCTCCTGTCTCAGCTGGTGACTAACACCATTGGCGATAGCTGGGTTACTCATCTAGAAGACCTGCAGCAGCTAGAGTCCTACGTTGAAGACGCTGAATTCTGTCAGGCGTGGCGTGAAATCAAACAGGCCAACAAGGTCAGCCTAGCCGAATACATTC
Proteins encoded in this window:
- a CDS encoding DUF4278 domain-containing protein → MVLLTLLAIAVGAFAALCLMLVGLLETPWPILLTGLLLALYSLQRLSQQSQAIGTLSIIEQTAQLSVEKTSKGDAPEPDGEALMYRGIRYSPSCSDQNAASEAELIEGKYRGQRWQRPTSAPSSKPDAASEMTYRGCKVRQPQVPEKPD
- a CDS encoding alpha/beta fold hydrolase, whose product is MLLSLTGKAAASVYYETATHPASYCKELHAMTGTLTQVTPTAAELDQVQQAIAAHVRTIDAHPNRREGAYPYCLFHPPGQPIRGTVMIFHGFSAKPHQMSRLASYLFDNGFNIYQCNLAGHALVNPAKNWPQIDLKPEYAEPLKQKVRQDPVLSRSINNFKTSAGSAEKLNRIQQLALTARLLAVEPRLLDIKQAIERPNDPAFDRYFTSSHMNYLVEARDRMAELAAMPGPIYTIGLSTGGSVALGLAASAPDRVKRVVAYAPLLEVYGEERRQYVELTGPLDIAEMGWDPALQFPVGCLTAADRFGGSYVCSRTSIQTLKSIPTFLVLTENEDAADIKTNQRFFQDIGGTNNRHRYHLYRAQDMVPHPMVDPTEVSQGMSNQFWKSLYQETFRFLTQGEVSAANMASLSLAADLPAVPDVI
- a CDS encoding DUF362 domain-containing protein; translation: MSAQSPKQPSRRKLLKRLGWFTGAIALPPTLRAFAVPSQPPANLNPAIPSMLPPELALPMPLAAAGLNPHRVVLVKATDRATGIRRAIELLQPPSFSGKRVFIKPNYNTGDPAPAATAPVVLETLVQEIQGAGASQISVGDRSGMAETRSAMQRMQVFSLAERYGFNSIVFDELGREDWQYFPAEGTNWSRGFAIARPVLAADAIVNACCLKTHRFGGHFTLSLKNTIGMVARRVPGDGHDYMRELHRSANQRLMIAEVNKVYRPALIVIDGVDAFVGGGPEQGQRVSPGVILASTDRIAIDAVGIAILRMLGTTREVSSGSIWSQAQIRRAADLGLGAASADRIELVTADSASAQMADQVRPFLS
- a CDS encoding substrate-binding domain-containing protein, translated to MTQKNDIPALVFSLLTTLALLGGGIWWFIQRSDLDLGSLRGGNPASTPAGAGTTSPTASPTTLAESFSQVANVPSGLFNYGGSTTWAPVRGEVDPALQTVWPRFQLRYTEPLNSAPGSGSGIAMLINNQLSFAQSSRPLETEEYQAAQSRGFTLTEIPIAIEGIAIAVNPDLAVQGLTIAQLKEIYTGRITNWNQVGGPNLPLVPYSRSAEGGTVQFFQESVLGGDSFGSNVRTINTTTEALRAVAANPGGIYYASAPEVVGQCTTKPLPIGRQGNEIVPPYQEPLVSASDCPNRRNQLNREAIQTGSYPLTRRLFVIVRNDGSVDQQAGEAYANLLLADQGQDLMVKAGFVRIR
- a CDS encoding helix-turn-helix transcriptional regulator, coding for MLSNQTTFTHLPSFVTIKGMGRASQALKQVLNTYSISQNKLAVALEIDRSAVFKWVHNQREPSSEAIVEITQALKTLNPLAAKEFVRLYLGVIVED
- a CDS encoding glycogen/starch/alpha-glucan phosphorylase; protein product: MSSYSLKQPSVSTADAENQTPASTAKSVQQKAVEVRRGPFPASPTVENLKQAFSQNLYCIQGKDEQFATAHDYYMALAHSVRDRLLQRRIQTAKTYAQQNAKAVYYLSAEFLMGRQLVNGLINLGLYDGVQQAMGEYNLDLNDLLEREEEPGLGNGGLGRLAACFMDSLTTLNIPAIGYGIRYEFGIFTQAISDGYQVEIPDKWLSYGNPWEIARPDYRVEIKLGGRTEAYQDADGNYRVRWQPWQTVLGIPHDVPVPGYGTDNVNILRLWKAEASEAFNLDAFNAGDYFGAVANKMVSENISKVLYPNDDTPQGKELRLQQQYFFVACSLHDIVRLHIRDHGSLETLHEFAAIQLNDTHPAIGIAELMRILVDEHQFGWDRAWSITQQVFGYTNHTLLPEALERWSVALFAKLLPRHLEIIYEINHHFLEQVQQRYPHDEGRLERLSLIQEGPVRQVRMANLACVGSHAINGVAALHTELLKQDVLRDFYELYPERFSNKTNGITPRRWLLVSNPLLSQLVTNTIGDSWVTHLEDLQQLESYVEDAEFCQAWREIKQANKVSLAEYILKTTGITIDPTSLFDVQIKRIHEYKRQLMNVLHVITLYKRILQNPNAPVVPRTVIFGGKAAPGYAMAKLVVKLINAVAAVVNDDPVVNGRLKVVFLPNYNVSMAQRIFPASDLSEQISTAGMEASGTGNMKFALNGALTIGTLDGANVEILEEVGADNFFLFGMTVEEVTSCKASGHTPWRYYDTNPELRQVLDLVASGVFSPEAPNLFMPLLDSLLVEDTYMLLADYADYVECQEKVSQAYLDQDHWTRMAILNCARVGKFSSDRTIWEYAREIWNVKPVKVASA